A DNA window from Parabacteroides johnsonii DSM 18315 contains the following coding sequences:
- a CDS encoding T9SS type A sorting domain-containing protein, which produces MNKKALFPLIGLFLLVTGIVLPGSAHAQISEGGTPASFKYQNTLKSDLPTVQIPINFSVEDMKTVDRWQVSQGAPLKVGVLIPTDLTIDNAGDWSTLPDGKKVWRLQVQAKDAIALMLSFKDFYIPENGKLFIYSSDKTHLIGAFTHHTNPPTKEYATEFLAGDKIILEYETDISDNERPRIAIDAVGYGYNHLHVSRTMADIGPNASGSCMVNINCEEGEAWQTEKNGVCQMTLPIGNYIYICSGSLVNNTAEDLKPYILSAFHCIDLDVPVTEENLNKYIFYFHFERTGCENNSSIASYKTITGCKKVAGIPLDGGSDGLLLLLNQNIPEHYNVYYNGWDRSNTAAKSGVGIHHPSGDYMKISTFSKTAKTSTWYGVDNIEGAPNAHWSTVFEQTTNGHSVTEGGSSGSPLFNQNKLIVGTLSGGSSSCEKPDGINTYGKLYYHWDQYSKADTARMDIYLDPSHTGKTQLSGRYATAPKAMPTDLTSAYQNGEVQLKWKAPTSASDKPEQYNVYRNNTLIGRTSSTSYIDKEPEVGTQSYSVSASYIDGKESAVATTLIYVYELKIPTDVTASADGKNILVKWKEPIYQQMIYWGNGTAYLSLGFGQPFYFGQRWNKEDLKPLHGNLVKSVSFIPTAGSSYTLNIIQGKRKYVQKLTNLSFDKLIEITLKEPFVIDASQELIIAFHAEAKLSTAYPAIMDEGPAINGKGNLVSFDGETWEYLYEPSENEDENYDFNFFLAATVSSETKEIPATKATSDDTIVLSKSSAIPMFARTSEAGSSLRSSQASAFPEITGYNIYRNGSKIGNVPNKSITQYTDKQAPIGSTLYQVSTLYGKDESKKANADKEINVDNEKIILSEMTISPTAFTDQIELLGNEKVELLEIITSNGKTVIHQRNPGKIVYTGSLSSGIYIFRIHTDGKVKTIKARKIN; this is translated from the coding sequence ATGAACAAAAAGGCCCTATTCCCGCTAATCGGTTTATTCCTGTTGGTAACAGGAATAGTCCTGCCCGGATCTGCCCATGCACAAATCAGCGAAGGTGGAACACCCGCTTCCTTCAAGTATCAAAACACACTGAAAAGCGATCTGCCAACCGTCCAGATCCCCATCAATTTCAGCGTAGAAGACATGAAAACGGTCGACAGATGGCAGGTTAGCCAGGGGGCGCCGCTAAAAGTAGGAGTCTTGATCCCGACAGACCTGACAATCGACAATGCCGGTGACTGGAGTACCCTACCTGACGGCAAAAAAGTATGGCGGCTGCAAGTACAGGCAAAAGATGCCATAGCCTTAATGCTCAGTTTCAAAGATTTTTATATTCCTGAAAATGGAAAACTCTTTATTTACAGCTCTGATAAAACACACCTGATCGGTGCTTTTACTCATCATACCAACCCACCGACGAAAGAATACGCCACCGAATTTTTGGCCGGTGACAAAATCATACTCGAATATGAAACAGATATATCGGACAACGAACGTCCCCGCATTGCAATAGATGCTGTAGGGTACGGATATAACCATTTGCATGTTTCACGCACGATGGCCGATATAGGTCCCAATGCCTCCGGATCTTGTATGGTAAATATCAATTGCGAAGAGGGAGAAGCTTGGCAAACAGAAAAAAATGGTGTTTGCCAAATGACATTACCTATTGGAAATTACATCTACATCTGCTCCGGATCTTTGGTAAACAACACTGCTGAAGATTTGAAACCTTACATCCTTTCCGCTTTCCATTGCATTGATTTAGATGTACCCGTCACAGAAGAAAATTTAAACAAATACATTTTCTATTTCCATTTCGAACGCACGGGATGTGAAAATAACTCCAGTATTGCCTCCTACAAAACAATAACAGGTTGCAAGAAAGTCGCCGGAATCCCACTAGACGGCGGTTCAGATGGCCTGCTCTTATTGCTGAACCAAAATATTCCGGAACATTATAATGTCTATTACAATGGTTGGGACAGAAGCAACACGGCCGCTAAATCAGGTGTAGGCATCCACCACCCATCAGGAGACTATATGAAAATATCAACTTTCAGTAAAACAGCAAAAACCTCGACATGGTACGGCGTAGACAACATCGAAGGTGCACCAAACGCACATTGGAGTACCGTTTTCGAACAAACGACCAACGGTCATTCCGTAACGGAAGGAGGATCTTCCGGCTCTCCACTTTTCAACCAAAACAAACTGATCGTCGGTACATTGAGCGGCGGTTCATCTTCTTGCGAAAAACCGGATGGGATCAATACCTATGGCAAACTTTATTATCACTGGGACCAGTATAGCAAAGCCGATACAGCCCGTATGGATATTTATTTAGATCCCAGCCATACCGGTAAAACACAACTGTCCGGCCGATATGCGACAGCTCCAAAAGCAATGCCAACAGATCTGACATCGGCCTACCAAAACGGAGAAGTTCAATTGAAATGGAAAGCACCTACCTCTGCCAGCGACAAACCAGAACAATATAACGTTTATCGGAACAATACATTGATCGGACGTACCTCTTCTACATCTTATATAGACAAAGAACCGGAAGTCGGTACCCAATCTTACAGCGTTTCCGCATCGTATATAGACGGCAAAGAGTCTGCTGTAGCCACCACATTGATTTATGTCTACGAACTAAAGATACCGACCGATGTAACAGCCTCGGCCGATGGAAAGAATATCCTTGTCAAATGGAAAGAACCTATCTACCAGCAAATGATCTACTGGGGAAATGGGACAGCCTACCTTTCGTTAGGTTTCGGACAACCTTTCTATTTCGGACAAAGATGGAATAAAGAAGATCTGAAGCCTCTGCACGGAAACCTTGTTAAATCTGTTTCCTTCATACCTACCGCAGGTTCATCTTATACGTTGAACATCATACAAGGGAAACGGAAATATGTGCAAAAGTTGACTAATTTGTCTTTTGACAAATTGATTGAAATCACGCTTAAAGAACCGTTTGTCATTGATGCTTCCCAAGAACTAATCATTGCTTTCCATGCAGAAGCGAAACTATCCACCGCCTATCCAGCAATCATGGACGAAGGACCAGCAATCAATGGAAAAGGCAATTTGGTTTCATTTGACGGGGAAACATGGGAATATCTGTATGAACCTTCTGAAAATGAAGATGAAAATTATGATTTCAACTTCTTTCTTGCCGCCACCGTCAGTTCAGAAACAAAGGAAATACCGGCTACAAAAGCCACATCCGATGATACAATAGTGTTAAGTAAGTCATCAGCAATACCTATGTTCGCCCGGACATCTGAAGCAGGCTCCTCACTCCGGAGCAGCCAAGCAAGTGCATTTCCGGAAATAACAGGTTATAATATTTATCGCAACGGAAGCAAAATCGGTAACGTGCCCAATAAATCTATCACCCAATATACAGACAAACAAGCACCAATAGGTAGTACCCTATATCAGGTTTCCACTCTATACGGAAAAGACGAAAGCAAGAAAGCAAATGCCGACAAAGAAATAAATGTGGACAATGAAAAGATCATCCTTTCGGAGATGACGATCTCTCCTACTGCGTTTACAGATCAGATAGAACTACTAGGAAATGAGAAAGTGGAGTTGTTAGAAATCATCACGTCAAACGGTAAAACGGTCATCCACCAAAGGAATCCCGGAAAGATTGTTTACACTGGCTCTCTTTCCTCCGGCATTTATATCTTCCGCATCCATACAGATGGAAAAGTTAAGACAATAAAAGCACGGAAAATAAATTGA
- a CDS encoding radical SAM protein: MSTILFDKIVFGPIHSRRLGVSLGMNLLPTDGKLCSFNCIYCECGLNENHRTRSKLPTRAEVKEALIHKLSSMQAEGVAPDVITFAGNGEPTMHPEFAGIIDDTIETRNCFFPKAKIAVLSNSTMLYKEDVFQALNKIEDNILKLDSISDSRIGQLNVPNSPAFTFDWLLEQLCRFNGNLIIQTMFLKGEVNGESVTNTTEHEISGWLEALKQIKPKQVMIYTIDRETPVKNLKKVTKDELEAIADRARQEGFEVMVSA, from the coding sequence ATGTCTACAATTCTTTTTGATAAAATAGTATTTGGACCGATACATAGCCGTCGGTTAGGTGTTTCTTTGGGTATGAACCTGCTTCCTACAGACGGGAAACTTTGTTCGTTTAATTGCATCTATTGTGAATGCGGACTGAACGAGAACCATCGTACACGTAGTAAACTGCCAACCCGTGCAGAGGTAAAGGAAGCTTTGATACATAAATTGTCTTCCATGCAGGCAGAGGGGGTTGCTCCCGATGTAATTACTTTTGCCGGGAATGGAGAACCTACCATGCACCCGGAATTTGCCGGTATTATCGACGATACGATTGAAACCCGTAACTGTTTTTTCCCGAAGGCTAAGATTGCCGTGCTCTCGAACTCGACCATGCTTTATAAGGAGGATGTTTTCCAGGCATTGAATAAGATTGAAGATAATATATTGAAGCTCGATTCCATTTCGGACAGTCGTATCGGGCAGTTGAATGTTCCCAATTCCCCGGCTTTTACTTTTGACTGGTTGTTGGAACAACTTTGCCGTTTTAATGGTAACTTGATCATCCAAACCATGTTCCTGAAAGGAGAGGTGAACGGAGAAAGCGTGACAAATACAACCGAGCACGAAATATCTGGCTGGCTGGAAGCTTTAAAACAAATCAAACCTAAACAGGTCATGATCTATACAATCGACCGCGAAACTCCTGTAAAGAACTTAAAAAAGGTGACAAAAGACGAATTGGAAGCTATTGCTGACCGTGCCCGTCAGGAGGGGTTTGAAGTAATGGTATCAGCGTGA
- a CDS encoding ComEA family DNA-binding protein — MKRMFINLLVYLLISSYQLKSQTLYSVDKWMEYIEEMASETEDEERIEALYTDLSYLVEHPFELNTVTEGELKRLPFLSDLQIRELLEYRSRYGKMLTLYELKNVEAFDLETISLFIPFVYIGEIIVDKRPITVKNLLKRSTNNLQIRYDRCFQQKKGYRSYPDSMLQQYPNRKYLGEPFYHSVRYSYAFDERIQFGLVAEKDAGEPFWNEYHKGYDYYSMHLFLKDMNKWLKSLAIGDYKISFGQGLVISNDFSPSRNALVSQAERRTNGFRRHFSTNENDFFQGAAATVNWKNLDISLFYSYRKLDGSVDSTIVTSFKTDGLHRLVRDREKMRKVAMQTYGGNIRYATPDLCIGLTALSYSFGNYSIQPDPKPYNLFYFRGNRNLNISVDYLLKNRWIKFYGETAMSRNGTVASLNALQLTPASYFSLLLLYRYYDKRYQAFFGNAFSQNSAVQNEQGVYMGMQWTPFSRWKLSAYADIFRFPWLKYGVDAPSTGKEYMLQLDYTPSRNLSVYVRYKYKQKEDIEPYFQQRLRMQVLYAISSSVSLRTSADGICYTETSKKSKGWMITQSVGWKSVDIPVQTDFYVAGFHTDNYRTRIFSYEKNILYAFNMPSFYGKGVRLALSFRWDIVKQLSFSAKFGYTYYADRDVIGTDLEEIEGHMKADVYTSLRWKF; from the coding sequence ATGAAACGAATGTTTATAAACCTGTTGGTATATCTGTTAATAAGCAGTTATCAACTTAAAAGCCAGACATTATATTCTGTTGATAAGTGGATGGAATATATAGAAGAAATGGCTTCGGAAACAGAAGATGAAGAGCGTATTGAAGCGCTTTATACTGATCTTTCCTATCTTGTCGAACATCCTTTCGAACTCAATACAGTGACGGAAGGAGAATTGAAACGTCTCCCTTTTCTATCTGATCTACAAATACGGGAATTGCTGGAATATCGTTCCCGTTATGGAAAAATGTTAACCCTTTATGAACTTAAAAATGTGGAAGCATTCGATTTAGAGACGATTTCTCTGTTTATCCCGTTTGTTTATATCGGTGAAATAATAGTTGATAAACGTCCCATTACAGTGAAAAATCTGTTGAAAAGAAGTACTAATAACTTACAAATCAGATATGATAGATGTTTTCAACAAAAGAAAGGCTATCGTTCATATCCTGACAGTATGCTACAACAATATCCGAATCGGAAGTATTTAGGAGAGCCGTTCTACCATTCTGTTCGTTATTCGTACGCATTCGATGAACGTATCCAGTTCGGTCTGGTTGCAGAAAAAGATGCGGGAGAACCTTTTTGGAATGAATATCATAAAGGGTATGACTATTATTCGATGCATCTTTTTCTGAAAGATATGAATAAATGGTTGAAAAGTTTGGCTATAGGCGATTACAAAATATCTTTCGGACAAGGTCTGGTGATCAGCAATGATTTTTCTCCCAGTCGGAATGCCCTTGTCTCACAAGCGGAAAGAAGGACGAACGGATTCCGCCGTCATTTTTCAACCAATGAAAATGACTTTTTCCAGGGAGCTGCTGCTACTGTCAATTGGAAGAATTTAGATATCAGCCTGTTCTATTCGTATCGGAAGTTGGATGGAAGCGTGGATAGTACGATCGTTACTTCGTTTAAAACGGATGGTCTGCATCGTTTGGTACGGGACAGGGAGAAGATGCGTAAAGTTGCCATGCAGACGTATGGGGGGAATATACGGTATGCAACTCCCGATTTATGTATAGGTTTGACTGCTCTTTCTTATTCTTTTGGAAACTATTCGATACAACCCGATCCGAAACCTTACAACCTTTTCTATTTTCGCGGTAACCGGAATCTGAATATCAGTGTGGATTACCTGTTGAAAAATAGGTGGATCAAGTTTTATGGCGAAACGGCCATGAGTCGGAATGGGACGGTTGCCTCCCTGAATGCCTTGCAGTTGACGCCTGCCTCTTATTTTTCCCTGCTGTTACTGTATCGTTATTATGATAAACGCTATCAGGCTTTTTTCGGGAATGCTTTTTCACAAAATTCGGCCGTCCAAAATGAACAAGGAGTGTATATGGGGATGCAATGGACACCTTTCAGTCGTTGGAAGTTATCCGCGTATGCAGATATATTCCGGTTTCCCTGGCTGAAATATGGAGTGGATGCACCATCGACAGGAAAGGAATATATGCTTCAACTCGATTATACACCGAGCCGGAACTTGTCCGTATACGTCCGTTATAAATACAAACAAAAGGAAGATATAGAACCTTACTTTCAACAACGTTTGCGTATGCAAGTCTTGTATGCTATTTCTTCGTCCGTCTCGCTACGGACATCTGCTGACGGTATTTGTTATACAGAAACGAGCAAAAAGAGCAAAGGATGGATGATTACCCAGAGCGTAGGTTGGAAATCGGTTGATATCCCTGTTCAGACAGATTTTTATGTAGCCGGATTCCATACGGATAATTATCGGACCCGGATATTTTCTTATGAGAAAAATATATTGTATGCTTTCAATATGCCTTCTTTTTATGGAAAAGGAGTCCGGTTGGCACTTTCTTTCCGGTGGGATATCGTGAAGCAACTTTCTTTTTCTGCTAAATTCGGATACACATATTATGCTGATCGCGATGTGATCGGTACCGACCTGGAAGAGATCGAGGGACATATGAAAGCAGATGTATATACGTCGTTGCGCTGGAAATTCTGA
- a CDS encoding DUF4294 domain-containing protein translates to MLRKGKYKILIIFILCAVGAHAQRLKINTVPKGLQKAYLDGKDTVPVVNLREIYIYPPVKFKNKREQARYTKLVRDVKRTLPYAKMVYETLIETYEYIETLPDEKSRQAHLKRMEKELFQEYKPQLKKLTFSQGKLLIKLIDRECNQSSYNLLKAYLGSFRAGFWNIFAGMFGASLKTEYDPKGKDAMTERVVVLVENGLI, encoded by the coding sequence ATGTTAAGAAAAGGCAAGTATAAAATATTGATAATATTCATATTGTGTGCAGTAGGAGCCCATGCACAAAGATTGAAGATCAATACCGTTCCCAAAGGATTGCAAAAGGCTTATCTGGATGGAAAGGATACGGTACCTGTCGTTAATCTTCGGGAAATTTATATTTATCCGCCGGTAAAGTTTAAAAACAAACGTGAACAAGCACGTTATACCAAGCTGGTCCGTGATGTGAAGCGCACATTACCTTATGCCAAAATGGTGTATGAAACATTGATTGAAACCTATGAATATATAGAGACGCTCCCCGACGAAAAATCTCGGCAGGCCCACCTGAAGCGAATGGAAAAAGAACTTTTCCAGGAATATAAACCTCAGTTGAAAAAACTGACCTTCTCACAAGGAAAACTACTTATCAAACTGATTGACAGAGAATGTAACCAGTCAAGTTATAACCTGTTGAAAGCCTATTTAGGCAGTTTCCGGGCAGGCTTTTGGAACATATTCGCCGGCATGTTCGGTGCCAGCCTGAAAACCGAATACGATCCCAAAGGAAAAGACGCCATGACGGAACGGGTAGTCGTACTTGTCGAAAACGGATTAATCTGA
- a CDS encoding RNA methyltransferase, producing MRKLKITELNRLTPEAFKDSEKIPLVVVLDHVRSLNNVGSVFRTSDAFRVESIYLCGITACPPHAEIHKTALGAEETVGWEYFEDTMDAVDKLKQQGYTVCAVEQAEGSTMLDKLLLDKNKKYAVIMGNEVKGVQQCVVDNCDMCIEIPQYGTKHSLNVSVTTGIIIWDFFKQLSD from the coding sequence ATGCGCAAGTTAAAGATAACAGAGTTGAACCGCTTGACTCCGGAAGCATTCAAAGATAGTGAAAAGATTCCGTTGGTCGTTGTGCTCGATCATGTAAGAAGCTTAAACAATGTGGGATCCGTGTTTCGTACGTCTGATGCTTTCAGAGTAGAAAGCATTTATTTGTGCGGTATTACGGCTTGTCCGCCTCATGCAGAGATTCATAAGACGGCTCTGGGAGCGGAAGAGACTGTCGGTTGGGAATATTTCGAAGATACGATGGACGCTGTTGATAAACTGAAGCAACAAGGGTATACTGTCTGTGCGGTTGAACAGGCCGAGGGGAGTACGATGTTGGATAAATTGTTGTTGGACAAGAATAAAAAGTATGCTGTTATCATGGGAAACGAAGTGAAAGGTGTTCAACAATGTGTCGTTGATAACTGTGATATGTGTATTGAAATACCGCAGTACGGGACCAAGCATTCTTTGAATGTTTCGGTGACTACCGGTATCATTATCTGGGATTTCTTTAAACAGTTGTCAGATTAA
- the rbr gene encoding rubrerythrin: MEKSIKGTRTEQNLLKSFAGESQARSRYTFFASVAKKEGYEQIAGVFMETAEQEKEHAKRFFKFLEGGMVEITASYPAGMIGTTAENLAAAAAGENEEWVDLYPAFADIADEEGFKEIAVAFRMIAKVEAEHERRYRQLLANVEANKVFEKDEAIMWQCRNCGFVFEGKKAPAKCPACAHPQAYFEPMKQNY, from the coding sequence ATGGAAAAAAGTATTAAGGGTACTCGTACCGAGCAGAATCTGCTGAAATCATTTGCCGGCGAATCTCAGGCAAGAAGTCGTTACACATTCTTTGCAAGTGTAGCTAAAAAAGAAGGTTATGAACAAATTGCAGGCGTGTTTATGGAAACAGCCGAACAGGAAAAGGAACACGCCAAACGTTTCTTCAAATTCCTCGAAGGCGGTATGGTTGAAATCACGGCTTCTTATCCTGCCGGAATGATCGGAACGACTGCTGAAAACCTGGCTGCCGCTGCTGCTGGCGAAAACGAAGAATGGGTAGACCTTTACCCTGCTTTCGCTGACATTGCTGACGAAGAAGGTTTCAAGGAAATCGCTGTTGCTTTCCGTATGATCGCAAAGGTAGAAGCAGAACACGAAAGACGTTACCGTCAGTTGTTGGCGAATGTGGAAGCAAACAAGGTATTCGAAAAAGACGAAGCTATTATGTGGCAGTGTCGCAACTGTGGTTTCGTATTCGAAGGCAAGAAAGCTCCGGCGAAATGTCCGGCTTGTGCACATCCGCAGGCTTACTTCGAACCGATGAAACAGAACTATTAA
- a CDS encoding ABC transporter ATP-binding protein, which translates to MSISIRNLNKVYPNGNHALKDVCLEIPTGMFGLLGPNGAGKSTLMRILVALMEPTSGEVNICGYDLMRQRKEIRGILGYLPQDFRFFAKYKTYEFLDYAARLSGINRKSLRKNAVDEMLENVGLFDVRDRYANKLSGGMKRRLGIAQALIHHPKVIIVDEPTTGLDPEERIRFRNLLSEVSENDVTIILSTHIVGDISSTCNCMALMNKGEVSFYGSPQEMLRQAEGKVWRIRVTGDELHEVDKLYPVISTIPSGTGWEVQVVADEVQGYDAESYPPNLEHAYVYYMENKLNRWRND; encoded by the coding sequence ATGAGCATATCGATAAGAAACCTCAATAAAGTGTATCCGAACGGAAATCATGCGTTGAAAGATGTCTGTCTGGAAATACCGACCGGTATGTTCGGACTTCTGGGTCCGAATGGGGCAGGCAAATCTACTTTGATGCGTATTTTAGTGGCTCTTATGGAACCGACTTCGGGCGAGGTGAATATCTGTGGGTATGACCTGATGCGGCAACGCAAGGAGATACGGGGCATATTGGGATATCTGCCACAGGATTTCCGTTTTTTTGCCAAATATAAAACGTACGAGTTTTTAGACTATGCCGCGCGTCTTTCCGGCATAAACCGTAAGTCTTTGCGGAAAAATGCGGTGGACGAGATGCTGGAAAATGTCGGGCTTTTTGACGTGCGCGATCGGTATGCCAATAAGCTGTCGGGAGGTATGAAGCGCCGTTTGGGGATTGCGCAAGCATTGATTCATCATCCGAAAGTGATTATCGTAGACGAACCTACGACGGGACTCGACCCCGAAGAACGGATCCGTTTCCGCAACCTCCTGTCGGAAGTCAGTGAAAACGACGTGACAATTATCCTTTCCACCCATATCGTAGGCGATATATCGAGCACATGCAATTGTATGGCGCTTATGAATAAGGGAGAAGTTTCCTTCTATGGTTCCCCGCAGGAGATGTTGAGGCAGGCGGAAGGAAAAGTATGGCGTATACGGGTGACCGGTGACGAACTGCATGAGGTGGATAAACTGTATCCGGTTATCTCGACGATTCCCTCCGGTACGGGTTGGGAAGTGCAGGTCGTGGCTGATGAGGTACAAGGATATGACGCAGAATCCTATCCGCCGAATCTGGAACATGCTTATGTCTACTATATGGAAAACAAGTTGAACCGTTGGAGAAACGATTAA